TGATATATTTCTAACAGGTTCCTCCATTTTTGAGCGATATGCTTTAAGAAATTCAAAGAGTTTAATAAGCTTTGAATTAGTATCTTTATCTGCTTCTGGATGATTCAAAGAAACATTATCCTTTTTACCATTACCTTTTTCCAAATTGTCTTTCCTTTTAATATTCTTTATCTCTTTTTCGAACAATTGTTCTACTGTCCTTGTTGTAACAGTCTCAGCTATATCTGGTTTAAAATCTGATAAATAATCTAAAAATTCTTCTAAATTTGGTTCATCTTGAACTTTATTGCGTAAATAATTCTGAATTAATTCTACTACTCTATCAGTAATGGATGACTGTTCTTTTGCTCCTTTTCCCTGTGTGGTTTCCTTCAAAACCTCCCTCAATCTTCTCCGCTCCTCTCATATTTTCATCACATTATATTTTATATAATATTTATTACATTGTTAACCATATTCACATTATTCTCAAAAATTATATTTTATATTTCCACATTGCATTCTTAAATTCCTTCAATATTATAAAAAAATTTTGCATGATAAAATATAAATACATAATAATAGTTCAAGTGTCATAAGCAACACTAATATTTTTGTAAAAATAAATCTAAATTTGATTTCATTATGCTAATTCAAACTCACTTTGTATTACATCTGGTACTTTCCAAATTAGAGATGTTGTTATCTTAATTATAATCTATTGGAATATTATTGTTGTTGTTTTGCCCTGTTGGTCTGTCAATTCGTTTTTCAACTTTACATTCAATAATTCCATTGGTCCCATTCCACTTGTACCACCTTATAATTTTATCTGAATACACCATTGATTGATCAGAAGAATTAGGATCGATTTCCATGCCAGAAAACTCTAAAATGCCATCATTATCTATGTCTTTAATCTCCGTTGGATATACGCCATATAATTTTTCAAAATCTATATCATCAATAGCAAACGTTAAATTATTATCATTTAATATATAAACATAAGCTTGTCCTCCGTGTGCCCCATTCAAGCCTTCCATTACAATACCAGTTTTGTTTTTTGCAATTTTACCTATTACTATTTTAATACAATGCTCCGGTATATATTTTCCTTTATAAGAAGAAATTAAAGTATAATTATCTTTATTATAGCAATATATATCTATGCTGTTTTTGTTAGAAGTTAAATCATCTAGTGTATATCGATCATTAAATATAGCTATCTCAGGTTTACTGTCATCATTGAGATCTCCTATAGCAATTTGGTCATCTAATTGTTTATCATCCATTGATTTATTATTTTTATATAGCACAGTTTTTGCATATTTCATCAATTCGCTGCCAAACTCATTGTCATTTAATAGATCATATCCAAGGCTATTTGCTTTAAAGTAATATCGTATAGACTCATTAATATCCGAACTATAAAGCTCCTTTGCTTTCTTTAAATAACTATCTATTTCTTCATTTTTATCAGCTTCATGCGATATACTTGGGTCGTTTGCAGATTTTTCAGTGTAAGTGACAGCGTTATTTAGATTATTAGGTTTATTATCTTTACAACTAGTGAAAAAAATAATAAAAAACAATAATATTATCAATGAAATAAAACGAATATTTTTTATGTGATTTAACACAGCAACTCCTCCCATATTAAATTTATTTTTTGATATCCCCTTAGAACCAAAAATACATTTAAATCAATATATGAGATTTGCAAAGCAAATTGTCATATATTATTGACAATTAAATTTTCCTTACATATCACAGTTAATTTTTACATCCTAACTTTTATTTTATAATATGTTATGGACATGATGTGACACTTTATTTATAAAAAGAATTTAAAATCAGCAGATCATCACCAGTTATTATATAATTTGCATTTCCATAAACAGCTTCCTCAAGTATCATATTATCCTTTTCGTCTCTTACAATCAGTTATCTTATCGTATATAATACCTCTTCCCTCTAACATCCTCTACTTCTTTTGTTATGTCCTCTAAAGATATTGGGTCCATATCAGCTCTTTCATTAATCTTATCATATCATTTATTTATTGTGCTATTATTGTTACTTTCAATAATTTTCATCAATCCACTTGTTAATATAATCTATATACTTGACAAAGTCATCCAAATGATTTTTCAATATATCAACAATTATTTTTTCCTCAACTTTCATATAATCATGTACAAGTATATTCCTGAAAGAAACCATATTTGATACATTTCTTGCAAATGTTTGCGGCAAAACACCAACTTTACTCAATGCTAAAATACTTTCTTTATATGTATCTGGTTTTTCGATACCGAGAGCAGATATTATAATATTTGCAATATCAATAACACACTCAATTGATATTTGAATTCCTCTTTCTATTCCCCAATATTTAATCATATCTACTTTTATGTTTTCTTCACTAACATCTTGTGCCACTGATTTCAGCAATATTAAATTTTTTTGAAGCTCTTTTATTTTATTATTAATTGTTTCCAATATGCTTTTTGTCATAATCTCCCTCCAAAACATTCTCTATCCACTCTTTGACGAACTCCATCTGAGTCCTCCTGAAAGGTTCCATATCCATATATTCTCTTAAGGTTTTCACTTCAAATTCAACTTTTATATCTTCATTTTCTTCAAAAATAAGTTTACCAAATTTAATTATCTGATGCCTCAATACCGGATTCGCAGAATTTAATACTACCAAATCTATATCATCTCTTTTAAATATAGAAATTAAATCTCCAATCAAATTAAGCTTATCCATATAATCATAATCATTGCCAAAAAGCACGGCAATATCTAGATCACTGTTCTTTGTGTTATTGCCCTTTGCATATGATCCAAATACATAAATCAGTTTTATATCATAATTTTTTCTAAGTTCATCCAATACACTCTTAAATTTTTTTTCGACTTCATCAATATCCTTCTGTAACACTTTAATACACCTCTGAAAATATATCCTCAATAAACTCGTTTAATGTAAGTTCCTACTGACTATGCTTATGCTACAAGACTTTGCAATTTCATATACTCTATCCAGTGCTTCCCTTTCTCTATCTCTCTCTTTATACGCCATGTTGTGCGTATGTTTTTATATCTTGATCCAAAACCCTACAAACTGTAATTTGATTCTAGCATTTCCCCTCAAAATAATCAATTTGTTTAAATAATCTAATAAAAACATCTTTAAATCTACAATTTCATTCTTCTATTTTTTGTCATCATACCTAAACTTTCATAATCATTAAATAATGCTTCTCTTATTTTTATGTTCACTAGATTTCTCCACCTTCTAGTACGCATTAAAGAGATCAAAATTTCTGTTCTGCATAACTTAATTCTGTATTAATAAATCAATCATTAATGATTGTTTATCAATTTTGTATTGTATAAAATCATAATCTTCTATTCTATTACTTTGTTTAGGATCATTTATAAATTTTATTTCATCCGGTTCATAGTCAAAAATCGCATAGATGTAAATCTGATCATCCCTTTGATCATAAACAATTCTATAGTTGTTATTTCCATCATCATACACCTTATGCTTAATTTTTAAACCTTTTATTTCGGTTTTCTCATCGCGTATATTATCTTCACTTAAAAACTTGACTACTTTCTGTGCAAGAATTTTGTTGTTTTTAATTTTTTCTATAACATTTTTCGTTGCAAAGAATATGTTATATCTACTTTTGTAATTTCCCCACAAAATCTCACCAATAGGTGATAAACATGCTATATTATCAGCAATTTCAATGCATGATCTAGCTTTATTAACGAACTCATAATGGTTTTCTCTCCACTTACTATAATTGTCAATACATGAACTCAACTCTGTAAATTCTCTGTTATATTTTTCAAACATCTCAATATCAATAGTTATTGGTGCAGCGGGTATACTTATAAGTTCCTCAGTATCTTCAAAAATATAATAAGTATCACATCCATTTATCTGAGCCATCATTGTAAAATATGGTATGATAGCCTTATAACCTCCCGATATATTAAAAGCTGCATTTCCGTAATATTCTTCTTTTAATATTTCATTAATCCTTTTAATTAAATTACTCAATCCTTCACTTATAAATTGTTCTTTATTTTTTACCTGCAAACCTTTAATAATATCAATATTAGGATTAAATTTTACTATGAAACCATCATCTTCTAAAAATTTTTTTATAATGTCAGCAGCAACAGATGAAACAATAGTATCAGTAGCAATCAAATATACGTCTATATCTTCTTTCAAATACTCACTAATTTTTTTTACACTTTTTATCTCCGCTGAAATATCCTCCGAGCGGTTCTTGCTGTAGAAATTCAAAATTGCTCTTTTTACTTTTTCTATCGGATTAAAATATTCCTCATATTCTCTATAATTTTTGTCCTTTATCTGCTTATAATACGTCTTTATATCTTCTTTCTCTTTTAAGTAATTCTCAAAAAGCGATGTTCCAACAGTTGTTATTAACTTAATCACACTATCCCTCCTAATAAAGACACACCAAATCCTTCATTGGATCTGCTATCTGAAATACCATTGTTATATACCTTTTCTATTAAATCATCAATCGGACCGTCTAATATCTTATAGTAATAAACACTACCAGCTGGTACTGTTTTGGACATAACCTTAGGCTTTTTGTTCTCTAAGTCCCAGCCTCCTATTCTAATCGGTTTACCAACAGCGGCAGCAATGAGTTTTACACGAGTCTTTAAATCAGAAAAATCCGGTTTCCATCCACTCTTAAATATAGCAGGATTTATTAATATTAATTTAAACATTTTAGTTTTTTCAATAATTTCTTTTATTTCTTCAACAAAAGTTTCATCTAAAAATTTGGGCAACTCATTTATTTTACTAACATTTGCAACTCTACATTCTCCACCTAATTTTATTAATCCACTGTCTGGAAATGAAAAGCCTCTACATTCAACATCCACGGCGAAATCCAAAAAATTTTTTACGTCTTTGGCCATTCTTATATAATTTATTCTATACAAATAGCTTTCTTTCACTGAACATTTTCTATCGTCTATTTTTATCCCTATTTTATCTTCTGCTTTAACAAAGTCTTTAAAGGGTATGAAAGTTATACATTCCTTCTTACCTTTTAGGTAATAGCTCATAGCCTCATCGTCAATTAAACCCTTCACGTTATCAACCTTGTCAACAGAATACAACAAATCCATCTGCTCGTCTTCTAAGTCAGTCTTTACTATAGGTTTACACATTTGTAAAAATTCAACTTCATTTTCCTCTTTATTTTTCGCGTCTTCGCCTATTACAAG
The nucleotide sequence above comes from Thermoanaerobacterium sp. CMT5567-10. Encoded proteins:
- a CDS encoding putative CRISPR-associated protein; this translates as MIKLITTVGTSLFENYLKEKEDIKTYYKQIKDKNYREYEEYFNPIEKVKRAILNFYSKNRSEDISAEIKSVKKISEYLKEDIDVYLIATDTIVSSVAADIIKKFLEDDGFIVKFNPNIDIIKGLQVKNKEQFISEGLSNLIKRINEILKEEYYGNAAFNISGGYKAIIPYFTMMAQINGCDTYYIFEDTEELISIPAAPITIDIEMFEKYNREFTELSSCIDNYSKWRENHYEFVNKARSCIEIADNIACLSPIGEILWGNYKSRYNIFFATKNVIEKIKNNKILAQKVVKFLSEDNIRDEKTEIKGLKIKHKVYDDGNNNYRIVYDQRDDQIYIYAIFDYEPDEIKFINDPKQSNRIEDYDFIQYKIDKQSLMIDLLIQN
- the cmr3 gene encoding type III-B CRISPR module-associated protein Cmr3 encodes the protein MLFKVSPLDNVYFGSGMPFSAGFESIGKSIFPPSPSVFYGAFATYYLSLNGMNSQNIAFVKENLRVKGLYYKIGGAWYTLVPMDLVIGEDAKNKEENEVEFLQMCKPIVKTDLEDEQMDLLYSVDKVDNVKGLIDDEAMSYYLKGKKECITFIPFKDFVKAEDKIGIKIDDRKCSVKESYLYRINYIRMAKDVKNFLDFAVDVECRGFSFPDSGLIKLGGECRVANVSKINELPKFLDETFVEEIKEIIEKTKMFKLILINPAIFKSGWKPDFSDLKTRVKLIAAAVGKPIRIGGWDLENKKPKVMSKTVPAGSVYYYKILDGPIDDLIEKVYNNGISDSRSNEGFGVSLLGGIV
- a CDS encoding type VII toxin-antitoxin system MntA family adenylyltransferase antitoxin: MLQKDIDEVEKKFKSVLDELRKNYDIKLIYVFGSYAKGNNTKNSDLDIAVLFGNDYDYMDKLNLIGDLISIFKRDDIDLVVLNSANPVLRHQIIKFGKLIFEENEDIKVEFEVKTLREYMDMEPFRRTQMEFVKEWIENVLEGDYDKKHIGNN
- a CDS encoding type VII toxin-antitoxin system HepT family RNase toxin, with product MTKSILETINNKIKELQKNLILLKSVAQDVSEENIKVDMIKYWGIERGIQISIECVIDIANIIISALGIEKPDTYKESILALSKVGVLPQTFARNVSNMVSFRNILVHDYMKVEEKIIVDILKNHLDDFVKYIDYINKWIDENY